The following nucleotide sequence is from Aedes aegypti strain LVP_AGWG chromosome 3, AaegL5.0 Primary Assembly, whole genome shotgun sequence.
gtcaaactgtctacctatcgagcagaccagcaaaacaaataggggctattttcgaagacgaaggagaacaatcattcaaagaagcaaatgcaaatatataggttatgatcctgttgcattcaagtatcaaaaccaattcaagacaatttcaatatcgagttagggagagttaactgtaccgtcaagctaccattcaccgtgcatttaagaaaaatttgcacttcaaaaaaatataaaactattccaaataatttgaagcgtactagaataccactacgtagcgggcaattatataataattcagggaaaaatctaaaactagtgatgcataacaaaaaattagtcaaaaattatgtttgaaaatgtcatgttaaggtcgcctcgtaccgttctatgtgtcaccatttaccgtgcgtatagttttcgtcatgatttgattttgtatcttgaagaaacgttgttaatggagcaactatgttgctagtagtgtgcgcattcatttttaagagtattcaaatcttcatttacaataaaaactatacaaagtttaaaaattggctaaattattattttttaattaaaatcgttataggaggtttgactgtattgtccaaaccattccatattcacttaaattctaaatatgaagtagtttaatgacgacataacaataaatctaatattatcgcataatttcatgccttttacactatacACGGTAATAGgatccatatatattgaaaaggatccattcaccgtgcatttgggtttcgactgaaacacaataaaaattctaatttgcattaaatctcattgctcatacgatgaaatacatcttactaataatatccacagtgaaaacttgttgaaattttgaaaaatttcatactctatcgttaaaataaaaaatgtgattttttggcgtttctactaagattgTTGCAATATCtcgttatcaaacagaattcacatgattttgtctacataaactaggtttttcaaaattatttgtggcaaaaactagttcgtttcatcagttttatcttattttgctgaccaaagaatgatttgtgaaaattgtatgaatattctgtaggaatttgtatatgtgcacggtgaatggaggccgcacggtgactggtgacttaacggtatataggttatgatcctgttgcatttaagtctcaaaaacaattcaagacaattttacgaAGTATTGACAGTTTCCAgattaataactatgaaagatttagcagttaaaagaaaacggtttgcgtttgcaggagttccaagttcgataatattgatgtattatctgattgaggttgagcataacttatgaaaatgaatgaaagcatcaaagttattgatcaaaaagattatgttttgttgttggcaaaatatggTTTCATTTGCGAAAGTCAAATTCCTTTACAACCCTGTTTTGCAgttacgtcaaaaatcacacattttcatgattatctcagaaatctgccataggatCCTCATAATTGTGTTTGGCACGCGACGAGAGAAtccagtactgacccgattttgtcagccaatttcagatttgtcaaaaaattggtatcgtcatgttttaccacgtaccctctttaaaagtccatgtaaccatgtcgaaatttgaaaaacgggaacaaaataaaatgacccgatttggtcagcctaaaattcatcgaggggctgacaaaatcgggtccttactgtagtagggctgtcctttgtttaattattgacatactagaagttgcttgaaaacaccccattttacggtagacATTTCATCATCCACTTTCAATACATTTCAATGAAACTGATTTGTTCAAAGTCATAAATGCTTGTTGTGGTTTGTAGATTCGAAGCTTGgaaatgttcgttcaaaacgattttcccggtgaccttctcaaattcccggttttttcccgtcggtggattcaaattcccgtctctCACCCGGTTCGGTGATTCGTTTTCCCTTCGTTTCGTTTCGGGTGCGCGAACACAATTCCAGtgcttgtaaatattgattgcAACCGCATCCATTTCTCATAAGGTACAGTGTGGAACATGATGAAATATTTGTTCGTCCATCGCATTGTGGAACCGAGCGAGGCAAACTAAGAAGTTCCTAACGCAATCCTAATGGAATTTGATGAGTGGTAATAGGTAATAGGGAGTGGTACGACGAGCGTTCCGTACCTGACACTGAAGTCCGGAGTTGAGATGCATGCACGTGAGATTGGTATGGAAAGATGCACGCACTGGATTTCACCGGCGTGGCATCATAgcggttgttgttttcgaaccgaCCGAAGTACAACAAGTAAGTAACAACAGTAGTGCCACCCCGGGAAATGACAGTGCTGACTAGACTAGACtatgtatgtatatatatatattggcaTTTTATGGTGTCTTCCAATCGGAGACGAGAATTTTCTCCCCAAGCCACGCCACCGCCGGACTGCAAAAGCGTGTAGTGCTTGTCCCATTAGATTACCCTTGCTTTTAGTGTGTGAACATTTGTCGTATCAACTCCTTGATGAGTgtgtttggtggccctgaaaagggccgtttgaaGAGCGAAACTTTGGAATGCGATTTAACCTCCGAAACCGTACAGGGTGCGTCCCTGACGCTTCAGAGCGTAGACAACATCCATAGCGGTAACGGTTTTACGCTTGGCGTGTTCAGTGTAGGTAACGGCATCACGGATGACGTTTTCCAGGAACACCTTCAACACACCACGAGTTTCCTCGTAGATAAGTCCGGAGATACGCTTGACTCCTCCACGACGAGCCAGACGACGGATTGCGGGCTTGGTGATACCCTGGATGTTAtcacgcaaaaccttgcgatgacgcttGGCGCCTCCTTTTC
It contains:
- the LOC110677969 gene encoding histone H4, which produces MTGRGKGGKGLGKGGAKRHRKVLRDNIQGITKPAIRRLARRGGVKRISGLIYEETRGVLKVFLENVIRDAVTYTEHAKRKTVTAMDVVYALKRQGRTLYGFGG